AAAGGGCAGGGTGAGCACACAGGCTGCCCCACGCACCCCAAAAAACACTCAGGGTCTATAAAATAAACTTTCCTAGGCAGCTGCTTCCCCCCAACTCACAGAGCAGGttggggaaaaaacaacttCAACGTGAAACCCCAAACCCGCAGGGAATCACTCCTACTCCAGGGCAAGAAAGACAGCGGAGCCTCCACCTGCTGTTTGCAGTTTATTttagcagagagaaaaagaacgTGGACAAGAGGCATTTTGCATAACTTAACAGAAAAGAACGCTTTTCCTCCACTCTTCACAGATCATCAGGCAGAAGCATTTCCTACACACGGCTATTTTTGGGTGCTAACAGTTTGGTGTACTGGTAAAATCACGGGTTTCCTCTAACACAGTGATGGTTGATCTGAAATCCAAAGCCAGACTCGGGCTTGGGGGCTCCTCTGCTGTTGAATGCAGCTCCTGTCAGTGCTGAGTGCCAGGCTCATCCCCACCATCCTCCAGCAGGGATTTTGCAGCCAGGGACTGGCTGGGGATCCAAGCAGCTCCACggctctgccagcccatccATGTCCTGACTGCCctagcccagcacagctggagaggtGACCCAGAATGAAGGGGGTgtgggcagcaccagcagcctcagtccagggccagggaggggatctTGCACACAAAGGGGAAGGCTCTGCCACAGGCGTTGTCATTCCAGGAGCGCAGTGCTACCCTccagaaaaacacaaagcattagctgaaaaaaggcaaacagaggGAACCATGCACTGCCCGTGGCACCAGGGCCTCCTGCCGCTGAGGGAGGCTTTCCCTGGATGTGCTCCCATTTGTGCCATTCACTGTCATGCTTCCTCCCAGCATCCTCACCTGGGGGATGTGAGAGGGGAGGCCAGGCTCCAGCTTGGACTTGGCAGTGGAGGGGCAgctgcaaacacagccctgttCCCCCCAAATTATCCATGGGCTGCCCATGCACAGACATTTAGGTACATCCTGGGGGCCTGGACACACCTGGCTGGTCTCACCAGCAGGGAGGGTGTGAGGTGGGATTTTTGCACAGGCAGGGTCTTGTCCCAATTCAGCAAGATGTCCTGGCCCAAGCATGGGAGAGATAAGCTGGCAAAACAATGAGTGTTCCCACAGGTTTCCCGtgggggaggggaaatggggtAATTCTTCAAGGCAGCTgatgctcctgccctgctgctactatgggagagggagatgggagcagaggaaaaatgaCTATGTATgcatgtaaagaaaaaaaataacataataCTAAAAACTTAAAATGCAAATCCTCTGCCTGCCAGCAACCTCTTCAGAAAAGCAGGAGCCACGGTGGATTGAATTTATTGCCACACAAATAACACTGAGGGTGCCCTGGGTGCTCACCACTGCTGTGTCTGTACCAGATCTGCACGCAGTCCTCCTCCTCGGGGATGGAGTGGATCCCATCGTCAGGCTGGCTGCCATCCCAGTACTGGTAGTCGTAGGAGGAGCCATCTGTCCACTCAAAGTGACCCTCCTGACATGAGGCCAGCAGAGAGAGGCTGTcaccacagagctgtgcctgcagagggTGGGAGGGCCACCCCCATGTAGTCcccacccccagtgccacacagcccagggacatggACAGACAGCACTCAGCAAAGTCCAAAcagcatgttttggttttacaACTGGAAACTTGCCAAGAATAGCCCCAGGTTTCACAGTGTTCTCACCAGGGGAAGCCCAGAAATCAaatctatatattttttaacaCCCCCACCCAGTTCtctgttccttttccttttcatttccattccttttccAATATCTACAAAAAATTTGCTGACATGAGACTGTTCTCCTGATGGtgtccatttttctttctaatatatTGGACTATATATTTCCAACATGTCAGCTTCCAAAAGTCACAGAGTAGCACAAGAGAGCAATGGAACTCAGTGGTTTTTGACACTGAAGACCTTTTCAGTTTATTTGCTCTTCTTGGACCACCAGTACAATACTCTTTCTATGAATCCAGTAATAAAATGTGATATGAGTAATTATTGGTTAATCTATTAATTCTAGTAACACTTCTCTTTTAAAAGCAGACTGGAATGGGTGAAAGAACAAGTTTCTCCACGTGCTGCACCACAGACTCTATGCCACCTCCTGAATAAAGGGGTATAAGgagcaaagaagaaaaccaagtggctttccaggaggaaaacacagagaggTGAAGTTTGCAAAGCCTTTTCCCACAGGATTCCAGGGAGCTCCCACCTGCCGTAGGTCATTGAGTCCTGTCCAGATGTCGGTGGGGATGCCGGGCACGCGGCTGTTCACCAGGTCGTACACAAAGACGTTTTCTTGCCAGCTGGCAAAACAGAGCAGTACAGAGCAATCAATAGGATATGTCAGCAAATGGTCAGGCATGTCTCTAAGCACTCATCCTACCCCAGGACCCGTGGGCAAATGGGTTCCCAGCTTCTTACTGCTGGTGGTTACTTTCCCAGATCTGTGCAAGAGGAGCGTAGTGTTGGtgagagctgggggagagggagtagggaaaaaagcctgtgtaATCATGTTGTACTTCTATCCCTTTTTCAACACTAAAAAACCACAGTTTTGGGAAATTTAGGGAATACTATGCCAGTTTTGCTGCCAGTCCAGGAAAAGGCATTTCTTTTCTATATTGCCTTTGTGTGACCTGTGCATCTGCTTTGACTGGGGCGCTGCTGCAGAGGGATGTGTGGGCTGGAACACGAGCCTGCAGCTGACACAGAGGCTGTGACGTGGGAATGGGACTTTGCCCCCAgtttccttcctccccaggcTGTGTCAGCGTGGGATGATGTTTCTGCACAGCTCACCTGTGGATGGAGGCCAGCTTGGCTGACCTGATGCCGATGGAGAACTCGGCGCAGTAGAGGTCAGCTTCAGCCCAGGTTTTGTTGATGGGGAAGTAGCGGTAGCAGTGCCCTTCGTACTCTGTCCAGAAGAGTGGGCAGGAGTAGGCATGGACAGGCTCAGGCATGGCTGGGGGCAGAGCACAGGACATCCAGCAGCTGGTGATGAGACAGCTTGGCCAGGAAGCTGAGCAGGTGATGgaagcagcagtgcccagccctgctctgccacctcACCCAGGCAAATAACcacaaacacatccagggaaaacccagctgctgcaggagcaatGCAAAAGTTTTCAGAAGTCAAAGCACATTTTAAACAAGTTGTGGGTTCCTTGGTTTCAGCATCTGCCTAAATCAGGAGGGACATTCCGAGCTAGCATGACATCATTTTAGGCAGAGGATGCTTAAAATAAAGGCACTGACATTTGCTATTGGGAAAACTGAGATAAGGGCTCCTCTTGTCTCTATCAGCACCACTGGAGCcactgtgctgggaggggagctga
This genomic window from Molothrus aeneus isolate 106 chromosome 16, BPBGC_Maene_1.0, whole genome shotgun sequence contains:
- the CLEC19A gene encoding C-type lectin domain family 19 member A gives rise to the protein MGRGRALCALLAAALLAAQAFPQTNIKISQAMPEPVHAYSCPLFWTEYEGHCYRYFPINKTWAEADLYCAEFSIGIRSAKLASIHSWQENVFVYDLVNSRVPGIPTDIWTGLNDLRQEGHFEWTDGSSYDYQYWDGSQPDDGIHSIPEEEDCVQIWYRHSSALRSWNDNACGRAFPFVCKIPSLALD